The following are encoded in a window of Flavobacterium cupriresistens genomic DNA:
- a CDS encoding DUF4142 domain-containing protein — protein MKKLALAVKVIFGAGLILIFLNSCKNEPKQEDPKEAAEDTNEAKFDSIEDKQDDSEFLVDITEVNLAEIEIGKLAQTKSTNAEVKKLGKMLVDQHTKSASEVSALAKTKNFTIPTSLTEEGQEAYKKLNEKSGVDFDKKFADMMIDGHEKAINELRKASESAKDQDIKLWASKSIAGLTVHLEHAKMLKQGLDKK, from the coding sequence ATGAAAAAGTTAGCACTGGCAGTAAAAGTAATTTTTGGCGCAGGATTAATCCTGATATTTCTAAATTCCTGCAAAAACGAACCAAAACAAGAAGACCCTAAAGAGGCCGCTGAAGATACAAATGAAGCCAAATTTGACTCCATTGAAGATAAACAAGATGACTCCGAATTTTTAGTAGATATTACGGAGGTAAATTTAGCTGAAATTGAAATCGGAAAACTGGCTCAAACCAAAAGTACCAATGCAGAAGTAAAAAAACTGGGAAAAATGCTTGTTGATCAACATACCAAATCTGCTTCTGAAGTAAGCGCTTTGGCTAAAACCAAAAACTTCACTATCCCAACTTCTTTAACCGAAGAGGGTCAGGAAGCATACAAAAAACTAAACGAAAAATCTGGTGTTGATTTTGATAAAAAATTCGCAGATATGATGATCGACGGTCATGAAAAAGCAATTAATGAACTGCGAAAAGCCTCTGAGAGTGCAAAAGATCAAGACATAAAACTTTGGGCATCTAAAAGTATTGCCGGTTTAACGGTACATTTGGAGCATGCCAAAATGCTTAAACAAGGTTTAGATAAAAAATAA
- a CDS encoding cupin domain-containing protein, with protein sequence MSTKYSTVTEEGKVSNTYMTGDVSYKKQTSAIHPRNTMIKDVAFEPGSRSNWHINSSLQLFIATAGVGYYQERGKEIQTINKGQVITVLPGVEHWYGATPNSRYSHITIITEIDKGKGVWLASVTDEEYNSFE encoded by the coding sequence ATGTCAACAAAATATAGTACCGTCACGGAAGAAGGAAAAGTTTCCAATACTTATATGACTGGTGATGTTTCTTATAAAAAACAAACCAGTGCTATTCACCCAAGAAATACAATGATAAAAGATGTTGCTTTTGAACCGGGTTCAAGATCCAACTGGCATATCAATTCAAGTTTGCAGTTGTTTATAGCGACAGCCGGAGTTGGTTATTATCAGGAAAGGGGTAAAGAAATACAAACGATTAATAAAGGACAGGTCATTACCGTATTGCCAGGAGTAGAGCATTGGTACGGTGCAACACCGAATAGCCGATATTCTCATATCACAATTATCACAGAAATTGATAAAGGCAAAGGAGTCTGGTTAGCAAGTGTAACCGATGAAGAATACAATAGTTTTGAATAA
- a CDS encoding porin family protein codes for MKKGLLLLVILFSMTPVHSQVLISLIFGDKLNSPFLEFGLEGGVNFSTISNLDTSGTEPGFNLGFYFDIRSKKNPAWMINTGVIVKSPMGAHGLPVYSLNDENLDKTFANGSVDREIRYFNVPILIKYQLKNGIYFKAGPQLGLLAKAFDKFHQEYDKEDVVYKKNIRDQIHVIDAGIAIGTGYHMKVGNGLNLTVQYYYGLVPVMKNDINPNSYNRSLYVTAGIPIGKGKAAQKRAQKEEELNKIPLPEEAKP; via the coding sequence ATGAAAAAAGGATTATTACTACTTGTCATATTATTTAGTATGACTCCGGTACATTCTCAGGTTTTAATCTCTCTGATCTTTGGAGACAAACTCAACTCCCCTTTTCTGGAGTTCGGTTTAGAAGGAGGTGTCAATTTTTCGACAATCTCTAACCTGGATACTTCAGGAACAGAGCCCGGTTTTAATCTAGGTTTTTATTTTGATATCCGATCCAAAAAGAATCCGGCCTGGATGATCAACACCGGAGTAATTGTAAAATCTCCCATGGGCGCACACGGATTGCCGGTCTATTCTTTAAACGATGAAAACCTGGATAAAACTTTTGCTAATGGAAGTGTTGATCGGGAAATTCGGTACTTTAATGTTCCTATTTTAATCAAATACCAACTTAAAAACGGCATCTATTTCAAAGCCGGACCACAGTTGGGTTTATTAGCAAAAGCCTTTGATAAATTCCATCAGGAATACGACAAAGAGGATGTTGTCTACAAAAAAAACATCCGCGACCAGATTCATGTCATTGACGCCGGTATCGCTATTGGCACCGGTTATCATATGAAGGTTGGAAATGGTTTAAACCTAACCGTTCAATATTACTACGGATTGGTTCCGGTTATGAAAAATGATATCAACCCAAATTCATACAACAGATCGCTGTATGTAACAGCCGGAATACCTATCGGGAAAGGAAAAGCGGCTCAAAAAAGAGCTCAAAAAGAGGAAGAATTAAACAAAATTCCACTTCCTGAAGAAGCAAAACCTTAA
- a CDS encoding helix-turn-helix domain-containing protein: MKETLISETVDFAASDLKLKGFKVYEVGSDCSTIPIYNRRDFYKICITTGQNIIQYADRGIETDGTILFFGNPHIPYSWEVLSPSYHGFACVFTEEFLKVNDRSESLHECPLFKISGTPIFYLSAEQKVFVTSLFQKMIEEQDTDYVFKDDLIRNYINLIIHESMKMQPSENFYKHKNASSRITALFLELLERQFPIETKNQPLILKTPQDYAQNLAVHVNHLNRSVKEITGKPTTAHITERIISEAKALLQHTDWSIADIGYSLGFEYPSYFNNYFKRLTGTIPKSLRG; encoded by the coding sequence ATGAAGGAAACCCTTATTTCTGAAACTGTTGATTTTGCTGCTTCCGACTTGAAACTGAAGGGGTTTAAAGTGTATGAAGTGGGGAGTGATTGTAGTACCATACCCATTTATAATCGACGAGATTTTTATAAGATCTGTATTACTACCGGTCAGAATATCATACAATATGCCGACAGAGGGATTGAAACCGACGGAACTATTTTGTTTTTCGGGAATCCGCATATTCCTTATTCATGGGAAGTATTGTCTCCTTCTTATCATGGTTTTGCCTGTGTTTTTACGGAGGAGTTTCTAAAGGTAAACGATCGTTCAGAAAGTCTTCATGAATGTCCGTTGTTTAAAATCAGCGGAACTCCGATTTTTTATTTATCCGCTGAACAAAAGGTATTTGTAACGTCTCTTTTTCAGAAAATGATTGAAGAACAGGATACGGATTATGTTTTTAAAGACGACTTAATCCGAAATTATATCAATCTGATTATTCATGAATCCATGAAAATGCAGCCTTCGGAAAATTTCTATAAGCATAAAAATGCTTCTTCCAGAATAACGGCCTTATTTTTAGAACTTTTAGAAAGGCAATTTCCGATTGAGACTAAAAACCAGCCGCTTATCTTAAAGACACCACAAGATTATGCGCAAAATTTGGCTGTTCACGTAAATCATTTAAATCGTTCGGTAAAGGAAATCACGGGAAAGCCTACCACAGCCCATATTACAGAACGAATTATCAGTGAGGCAAAAGCATTACTGCAACACACCGATTGGAGTATTGCAGATATCGGATATTCGTTAGGATTTGAATACCCGAGTTACTTCAATAATTATTTTAAAAGACTTACTGGAACGATTCCGAAATCACTTAGGGGGTAA